The Mytilus edulis chromosome 5, xbMytEdul2.2, whole genome shotgun sequence genomic interval CCTGGACTTGCTTGAAttccttagtgagaaccctgaaTACATTATACTGCTTATATGACATACATGTGCTTATAGATAGTAGATACTTTGTACATGTGTATAGGCTGGTAAACTAAATTTCCTTTACTTTTTCAGAAATCCAAGAAGGATTGTCACGTACAAAGGAATGTGATGATGAAACTGAATTAACAGTACTGCTGGCCTTCCATTTATTTTCTCAGCTTTCCACATCACCCTACTTCACAATTGATAATAGAAAGGCCAACCAGATCAAAGTATGCCCATGTAGAAAGAGACATGGAAAAATTGTATATGGTGATACAAGCATAGGTATAATTTTTTCTTACTAGTCATACAAAACATAAAAGTAGGCTTGTCTTGTTCAAGATAGTGtcaatttttagctcacatgTCTAAACATGATAAAAGCAGCATGCccattgaattttatcaatgggGGTTCATGCACCTTCTGCCCTTCCATTTTGAGCATGCACAGAAATTTTTGAGGGTACATGTAACAACATTCACTTATCGACTTTAAAATAGACTAATACTGGAAAAAGACAGTAAATAATAATTACTGCACTTCTAGATAGAAATATGGTCATTCACAGTcgattgaaagagttgatatagGGTTTCATTAAAAGAGTGTAGAACTGTGCATTTGGGATCTGACAGTATGCGACtgcatatttatacatcccaGTCAGCCATACGGACAACCTAACATAGGCTGGTTCAAGAAAGgcaatattaatatatatgtacCTACACATGACCTAGGACTGATACCTTTAATCCATTGtacataaaattttacaaaaatcttctcctctgaaactaccaggccaAATGAAACCAATCTTGTTcacaatcatccttagggtatctacttaaaaaaaaaatcagttggtTGACCAACATGGCCGCCAAAGGTTCAGATTTGTCGGATACCCTTGCATAGGGGTGATTGCCTATAAATGACAatttttggcaaattttaatgcTTTTGACTATTATTCATAATTCATAAActataataaattgaaaaaaatatatattacaaatatgttcagcaataaaagatctacaaacaaaGTGGCCGAAATGATCAGAACACTCATTAttggagttgttgccctttaatgtttatttttgccTCATTTTAGTGCTTGAAATAAATATCTTCTAAACTGTTATAGATAGATTGAAAGTTTGAACAGCAAAATGTTAAGTAGgagaagatctacaaataagcctGTAGGTCTGAAATCATCTCAAATCAAGATTTAGACAAAAGTTGAAACCAGATGATCCACACACGTCACACTTAGTTGttttgattttgtgttttttttaaattgacataatAGTTTTTTCTTAAGGAATAAGCaagattttgtttataaaaaaaaagaaaatgtagctaaaaaaaagaaagaaatcgacaatgatttttgtttgaaattagcaaattttttatttttaactgatGTTCTTGGCTATAATCTCATAAACTATAATAGATAGCAAAAAACTTTATATTGCAACAATGTTCAGTAATAAAAGCTATACAAacaagtcaaatgaccaaaatgatcagacCACTCGTTATTGGAGTTATTTCCCATAAAAGTTGATTTTGACCGatttaagtgtttttttaataaatatcttCTGAACAGTTATAGATAGATTGAAATTTTCAATGCCAAAAATGTTAAGTAGGATAAGATCTTCATATAAGTGTTTAGGTTGAAATCATCCTAAAATGAAGATTTAGACTAAATTGAAACCAAGTGAacgacacaggctccttggagtGTGTCAAAACATGTTTCCATCCACACTTGCCCCCAGCTTGCAGAGTAAACATGTTGGGAGGTGGGGGTAAtgtaaaaatgatttttcaagataTTTCATTGCATATATAGGCAGACAAAGCACAAAAGAAACCCTAAGTagatttatataatattgaatGATCTAACTGCTTTTCTAGTTCTACCTTTAATTTACTTTAGGTAATCTAAATGTTTGGCATGGCTATTTGGATTTGATCATGGAAGGTGCAGATGTCATAATTGATACTATTGATGGAGAACAAGAAACTTACAAAGATGTAGAGTCAGCTGTAGAAGTTAAGAAGGGGCATTTTGAAATGAATGACAATTCTGCTGGAAGTAGTTTGGTACAGGTAGCAGCAGAAACAATAGTTTATTCCTTTTACTACAAGCAGGTACATCCTGACCATAGCAATACTCTTATACCTTGTATTGGTGTTTCACATTTaggattgattttttatttttatgattctGTAAATGATGTATTTCTTGGGAGTACACATTTTCCGTTGGCTGCATCCTCTCCATTTCAATTAAACTTTACAGCAGTCATTGGTGTTTGGTTAATATTGAATCACAAACATCTCTGTAATGGCCTTTCGCTGATTGATCTTAAGGAAGTACCAAAAGCACGCTTTACAGATGTTGCAAAAAGCAAAATTGATATCTACAAAAGAGAATTGAGAAGAGGCCAGGTTGGAACAAgctttaaacgttttaatgtgTTAAGTCTTGACCCACTTACATTTGTTAATTCAAAATTCTTTTTGTCTCCTGAGCTAGAAGACCTCTGATGATGCATTTGAAAAGGGGTggaaatcaaattttataaatttatttcaatgCTTGGAAAATTGTATCATTATTATGGAAGAAAACAAATGAATTTACagcaaattatatataaaaacaaaattttttgacTAGccaaacttttattatatattatctgCAAATAGAATAATTATTGTAAAACTAAATAATTTTTATTGTCCCTGTGACATGTCACGTTTGGACATAGAAATGCCAGTCATCTGTCCAATTGATATATATAACTTGATATAATATAGTAAGTagatcattatatttttttaattcgttaaattttcaacttgtgttacatgtatatattttatcttATAATTTCTGAATGAGGATCTGTTTaatgcaaatataaatatataatcttGAGATGtatgtatattaatatatatttatccttGTTTTAACTATAACATGTACACAACTGGTCAGTATTGTGATAAATTATTTGCTGTTAAAGGAAAGGAGGTATAATAAGACCACTTTTTGGGCCCctaaatttgaaaaatcaaaagtatcaCAAATAAATCTAAAATCATTCTTTAAATGTTGCTAAGACATTGATCTGTCACAAACCAAATGacaacatttctttattttgttgtgtCCATGTGCATTTATACAGCTCCAAAGTTAAGGGTGAAACGATTCACCGTATGTATCGAAATTGCGATATTTTCAAGGACGATTCGGTTCACGGTACAAGGAGGCCCCTTAGGATATAAACGATATGGTAAGAAAAATATTTGGAGAAAGATAGAAATAGTATTAAAATCGAGTTTTCTTCTTTTGCTGgcaattaattaaaaatattttcaatctcTTGAATCGTTTTATTTACGCTTTTAAAATTGTTCCATCAAATTTCCACATGAACGTAAGCGACCTCATAAACGTAAACAACATGGAGCGCCTATGATAGAGATTGAACAGCTAAGACCCCCGTAAAAGTTTGCTTTGGAAAGTATCACGATTCGTATCGTTATGCGGGCAAAATATCGCAATATGTATCGTTTGTAGAAAATGTGTATCGTTACACCCCTATCCAAAGTTCATGAATTTCATGCAAAACTGCAATAACAGCCAAAATAACCTCATTTTCAGATCTTGTCATTTAATTTTAGATATGAGCAAAGGCCAgacccaaaaaaatattttgcatttatgtGTCTTACATAAAGATGTTCAGCTAGGTGTGTGCAAGATTTTCATTATTAGCTcatctggcccaaagggccaagtgaccttttctcatcattttttgtccgtcgtcgtccgttaagttttacaaaaatcttttctggAACTGCCAGGCCAAATTGCCATAATCATCCTTAGAGTATGTTGTTTCTAATTAATATCATATGTCCTTGCCAGTCAAACAACATGGCCaccagggctaaaaatagaacattgggggtAAATGCAAATATTGATTACTATCTTGAAAActgttgcttaaaactttacacacttcttagttatatttatctaaagatctgtatatttagtgatgattcaaaattttattttagagttattgagttttttgtaaaaaaaaaaggggggggggttacatGTCACCCtttatctcagaaactatttatgattattgcattaaaCTTCACAAACTTGTTAGTTATACTAATATGAAGATCTGTTTACTTTTTCGTTatgattcttaattttattttttagttattaaattttgattgtgctttttgttaaaaaaggtagtctttttttatatgaccgcaaacattgaaatttttttggttgtatattAGTATCTTGTTGGCATCCTCGTCGTCATCtgtttagttttcgcactctaactttaggttaagtcaatagaaatctatgaaatttaaacaaatggtttataaacataaaaggaaggttgggattgattttggaagttttggtccttacagtttaggaataaggggccaaaaagggcccaaataagcattttcttggttttcgcactataactttagtttaaatcAATTGAAAACTGCGAAATTTTGACACATGGTTTataactacaaaaggaaggttaggattgattttgggagttttggttccaacagtttaggaataaggggccaaaaaagggccaaaataagcattttttggttttcgcacaataactctagtataagtaaatataaatcattgaaatttaaacactaggttaatgaacacaaaaggaaggttgggattgattttgggagttgaggtcccaacagtttaggaattaggggccaaaaagggcccaaataagcatttttcttggttttcgcaccataactttagtatcagtaaatagaaatctatgaaatttaaacacaaggtttatgaccataaaaggaaggttgggattgattttgggagttttggtcccaacagtttaggaataaggggcccaaagggtccaaattaaactttgtttgatttcatcaaaaattgaataattggggttctttgatatgccaaatctaactgtgtatgtagattcctaattttttggtcccgttttcaaattggtctacagtaaagtccaaagggttcaaaattaaattaagtttgattttaacaaaaattgaattcttgggcttctttgatatgctgaatctaaacatatacttagatttttgattatgggcccagtcttcaagttggtccaaatcaggatccaaaattattatattaagtattttgcaatagcaagaaattttcaattgcacagtattgtgcaatagcaagaaattttcatttgcacagtattgcacaattgcaagaaatcttcaattgcacagtaaagtgcaatagcaagtattttcaattgcacagtattgtacagtagcaagaaatatctaattgcacaatattgtgcaatagcaagaaaccTTCAATTGGAGTTAattttctttgtccagaatagtagttgaatcaacttaaatcattgttttatacaatatacaatgtatattcatttttactaccaactgataaattaaaacaatctttaccattcagtgataacaagcacttttttttacattttaatattttatgatgtatttaaatcagtagttattgttgcaaactccattagaaatttgaattgagatcagtttggaataagggaaaggggatgtgaattgctcaaaggcaaaatttttgttaagttcattagaccagattcattctgtgtcagaaatctatgatgtgtcaactatttaatcacaatccaaatttagagctgaatccagcttgaatgttgtgtccatacttgccccaacctttcagggttcaacctctgcggtcgtataaagctgcgccctgcagagcatctagTTATCACATTACATGGTGTCTCTATTGCTTAAAAGCTTACACACTTAATATTGGGAATTTATTTAAGAGAATCATTATACtataaaaactgaaaattgtTGTAACGATTTTGGTTTCtctcttttacatgttttatcaatTTCAGTTTAATGTAAATTTTCAGTTTATGTATTGACATGCAAATTTTTCTTTGCTAAAATCTTTGCCCCTTAATCAGAATTATTGCTGCAATTTGGCATCATATAAAACATGTGAGCAAATTTTTTTCTGTCTCTTATATTAACTTCCTATTGAGCAGGAATAAGAAAAGATTCAGGATACTTATCATGACTTCTCTCATTTCCTCAGTTGTGAacattaatcaaagagctgaagagctctgagggaaaagacggccattgtttcaatttttagggggtatcttttgatagtctacatacaaagaatgagcaaaagaacagctagaacatatagaGACGCTTacaataatgaaactaattgttgtttattgttatttcatttccttagtcaagaattcatcatagagacaatttggaccaatgagatctgcaccttctaaatcaaaacatttaattaaagttgggagttaattatctaaaattcaattgaatttaacaactactacaatatattttagaattttaattatgtacaactgaacggcaggctaagaccattctcaattttttgtgacagtattctcaagaaagtgaggactgaaaaatctattcagttttaattttccattgataaattTCCCAGTTACagctctcatcacagggatacatgtacttataaaatcaaatatgattgatattagctgtgtgaagtttgtttccagatcccacattttgatatatctgtaaaattcatgaataaataactttaaaagcaatatttaaaaaaaaatgaaaaaaaaaatgaccactacaataattatgttggtacgcaaaattattttttaattgatgactacttatcatatacatacttaatgtgacatttttagtgttcagatacattaactttAATTTTAGTGagtaattactcatcaattgaggtgccccttaattggagaaagattctaaaaacataactttacagaaacaatgaaaactgccGTTTCTCTCCCCTatctcatgtatccccattgacattgtttaccgcgaaagttgacctacatgtacatattatctgattatagcctcagattaaagcattgcatgttggtgtgtgaatcatctacactacagcaaacatcattaggtttacatttaacaaatacggattttaaattagtatacaaatactgtgaatgatttttataatgaataaaggatatccctgtgtacatggtgtaggtcggcattccaacaatgacgtcactaggttagatatatttagaatatttcgtaatactgatttttccggactgtaaaagaaacgtatatattgtaagggaaagctcaatatacgataatttcatgagatacagaagggaaatgtgtaaaaaatgtatttaaatcaatctgttctccttgtcatcaatttcagtatgacattttgagggggtttccaaactatcaaaacaaaatgattgacgtgagggaatgatactctggccaaccccattaggaaattgacggcttgaagccgtctttccccaaaaaatgctaaaacattttatatattttcactaTCAGAACTTTTAGTTTCTACATATGTATGGTTGATGGTAGATGTGTTGTTCAAgtgaattttgttaaaattataatCTTTATTTCTCTGTTTGTAgaatatttacacttttttaaaatttgtatatgcATATGCAGTTGCAAATGTAacgtttttttcacattttaattttgccattattaaaatattttaacactgaCATTTGTTTATCATGATTATaacataataacatttttttttatgtatatacagTTGTGATTGAACCATTTTCAAATCTGGAATATTGATGTGTTTTGCTACCTATAAACTATGTATCTTTTGTTAAATGCACATAAACTGAGAATAAGATGAATTATTTTacatgaaaattgaattgttgttTGTATGTTAAAATAATACATGACAGATGTTTAGCTATTGTTAAATgcttatttatacatttaaatcatttttgacTGTTTATattaagttattttaatttttaaattatacattcaGCATACCCATATacacttgtacatgtatacataggaGTCATTTCATATTACAATAAATCATAATTGTCTGCCTGGAATTGTTATATGTTTGGCACAACTTTATTTATATATGGATAGATATAATTTCCCTTGTATGGGTTTCACTCACATTGGGATTATAAATcaattgaaacatgcttggtataattggtttttattgtcaagcctgcgacttttgtcccAGAAAgttcaacatagggatagtgatctagCGGCGGCAGCggtagcttacttcttaaaagctttatagtttataaggtggaagacctggatgcttcattctttttatatggatgcctcatgttatgaagtttccgccagtcacatgtccaatatccttgacctcattttgatggtGCAGTGACtactttgaaaaaaagttaatatttttttgtaatattatgtTAAATTCTCACTTATTAGCTCACCGGCTCaaatggccaagtgagcttttccccatcactttgcgtccggcgtccgttgttgtcctgcgtccgtcgtcgtcctgcattgttaacttttacaaaaatcttctcctccgaaactactgggccaaattaaacctaac includes:
- the LOC139524041 gene encoding uncharacterized protein, whose amino-acid sequence is MMACSSAETEPVKKKRKTGRDDSDIFDEFHSKFLTENPSFVDAVNKFKQEITALGAYEIGSCNAADPDNGYCFTKADCTLKPTQRKFAFGNLFIEAFKMLKNFITKKEIPTDSQTKMTLELLVKFLLNEEIQEGLSRTKECDDETELTVLLAFHLFSQLSTSPYFTIDNRKANQIKVCPCRKRHGKIVYGDTSIGNLNVWHGYLDLIMEGADVIIDTIDGEQETYKDVESAVEVKKGHFEMNDNSAGSSLVQVAAETIVYSFYYKQVHPDHSNTLIPCIGVSHLGLIFYFYDSVNDVFLGSTHFPLAASSPFQLNFTAVIGVWLILNHKHLCNGLSLIDLKEVPKARFTDVAKSKIDIYKRELRRGQVGTSFKRFNVLSLDPLTFVNSKFFLSPELEDL